TCCATCCTGGAGGAGGAATTTCTAACTTGACAGTGTTGGAAATCCAGTTTAAATTCATTCTCCGCCATCttaatgctttaaaaaatgttgtgacttctccctgctgtgcctctgctgccatTTAGCTCCatgtttgttgttgttatgaGCAAACCCATCTTTCCAAGGCCTTTCCTGGAAATGTTTGCCACGGGTTTGAAACTTCCCAGAAAATTCATACCAATAAAGGAAATCTCTCatttccctctgctgctcttgaCAAGGGGAAGGCAGAGGTGGGAACAGCAATCTTGGATGGTTGCATGGATTGGGGGGGAAGGTGTTCCATGCTTTTCCTCGTGTTTTGCTCCAAACCAGGCTTCTTTCCCAAACACTTCCAGTGTTTGTGGCTTCTCCCCTATTCCTCTCATAGCAAAGCTGCTCAGCTCTaattcctggtgctgctggctgtccccacATTGTCCCCAGGGAAGCAATGCTGGGGTGGAGCATGGGGGAgaacagagccagggctgctcccacccTGCCCATCTGTAAtgtcctccagctgctgctgcaccgTGCCAgcaagggagggagagaggaagaaaaacaggaaaataactCTGGTTATTTGTCTCAAACTCTGGAACTCGAGAGGGGAAGAGAGACTTGACAGCTCGAAACAGAAATATGTTTTGTTTGGCTAGGCAAAGAATAAGtgtctgctccctcccagcacaaCCACAGTCAGTGGCTCCAGTGCAGGCACTTCTGCTCCCAGGGTCTGTATCCCTGTGCTTGGCTCCCTCCTCAAGGTGGAAGGTGTTTGCCCAAGGTCCTGCTTCCCTGGGAATCTCCTGCCCCTCTGGCCCCACCACCCAATGCAACCCCAAATCTGGATGTTGTGGATCAAGCCATAGAGGGTTTCCAACACTGCAGGGCCGGTTGctcttttcagcacagaaaattgGATTTAAACAATTCCCACCAGCATCACCGTAGTGTTTCCCCACATCCTTCCTGACTCATGCTGCTCATTTTGTGACCTTCCTTGCTGTGAGTCACCACGATGCCGTTTCAGccccagggctcctgccacacTGACCCGGCACGAGGCTGGGGTGAGGGAAGTGGTGCCGGTCACCCGAGTGGGATAAAAACAGCCACAACTACTGTCAGAAAGTCCTGAGGGATCCTTCCCACCCACGGGCTCCAGACTGAGGTTTGCCCTCCTGgagcgtggggctgggctggcagtgagCTTCCTGATGGGCTCCAGGGACCTTGAGGCAAGGCAGGGCacgagagcagagcagggagggtttCTGGAGAGGCTGCAAAGTATCGCAGATCCTGCAGAGCCATACAGCACCTGCAGTGTGGACAGAGCTGCATGACACACTCACATGAAGGATAAAGTCCATTTATTTCATAACAAAGGGCAGTACAAGAGCTTACATGATCCCTTGCCACTGGCTGGGCACAAacctgctcctcctgctttGCCTGCCCAGGTGAGGCACACACAGactccccagcagggctggtgtgCTGGGCAAACAGTGGGAGCTCTCATTCTCAGGAGTGGGGAGCGCAGCCAGCATGCAGACAGGAGGGCTGGCAGGAACTGCACACACTCCTCTGCCCTACAAGACCCAGAGGAACCAAGGGTCCTGCAGGATTTTCCTACCATTTCTGCAGATAATGGGTAGAGGAGAAGCTGGTGCCAGCTGCACATCTGCTGTGCAGCCAGCACAAGCTCTGTCACCGCTGCTTTTAGCCAAGCACTAAATGCACAACCAGAAGCCACATCCATCTTGCTTTGactcttttttccccagccACCTTGACAGCTGGGCTCCAAAGGAGAAATAACTTTGTCAGGTATTTCCACTCCTTGCTGCTTGCCTGGGAGGAGACAGTGTCACCAGTGAAGGTGAGACCAGCCTGCCTCTCATAGAGTGAGATATTCCCAGCTGGACGTGTCCTCCAAGTCACACCCCTCCCCACTGCTGCCTACTCTGGCATTTCCCCCGCAGTCCCCATGAGCTCAGTGGGAAGATGAGCAGTAGGTACCCAGCGAGagccagctgcaggagcaggtcTGGGCTGGCTCgccccagctcctggccaggctgcagctctcaggGTGCCCTGTGAAGGTgtctggcacagggtgccatGGCTGTAGCCCCCAGCCCAGCGAGCTGGCCGTGCCCCCGTGCCCGTGGCTCACACGATGCCGTTGCGCGTGGGGTGTGTCCGCACTCGGTAGATGATGACGGCCGTGGCCGGGCACAGCAGCAGCGCTGTCATGATGAGGATGGTGGCCAGGATGATCAACACGATGACCCAGATATCCAGGATGTGCTTGGGAAGGTCGGTGGGACTTGTGAGGTGAGGGAGGTCCATCCTGCAGGGAAAAGGCAGAggggagatggggcagctccCTTCATCCCTCCCCTAGCCAGAGCCCCCTCCagtctcctgctgctctccccggGGACACTCCTGTGGAGGGATCCAGCTTTCACCTTGGGCTCCTTCGAGAGCCTTTGGTAAAAGCTCCTTCAATTACCCGCAGAATTTACAGCATGCTTTAAAAGGCACTGGATAAAAGCCTAGGGAAAAACTTCCCTATTAATTGCTACTGTTTGTTACAGGAACTGATAAAAGGAAGCCGCAACCGGGTGTCCCGCCGGTCACGGGGACACGGTGGGGTCGGGTCAGCCAGGAGCCCCCTCGTGTGTGTTCCCCCCATCCACACCTCGTACTGAGTCACGGATTATCCATCAGCTGAAGGAGATCGAGGGGCCGGGGAGAGGGGACCCCCTGCCCGGGGACCGCGGCTGTGCCGCcgtcctgccccggcacctcggggctgggggacacGATGCCGTGGGGGAGAGGCGGCAGCTGCCGTGCCCTGTCtgtgctctgtctgtgcccttctgtgccctgctgtgtcctgctgtgtcctgctgtgcccttcccgtgccctgcccgtgccctgcctgccctgctgtgccctgcctgccctgcccgtgcccttcCCGTCCCACCTGCCCGCATCCCCGTACCTGCGGCGCTGCCAGGCTCCGGCTCTCGCTCCGAAGgcggctcctgctgcagctccggCGAGCAGCGGTGGCAGCGGCGGATCCTGCCGGGAGAGAAACGCTCCCGCCGGGGAGAGAGAGActccgcccggccccgcccggcccggcccggcccggcccgcggggCACGGCAcggggggagaaggggaaggggataggaggaaggggagggaaggaaggaaagggaaagcaaGGCAGGAGGTTTTTTCTACACCAGGATAAATAACACACTCCACTTCATCCCACCCACAATGGGGTTCCACTGGGGGAGTGCCTCTGGAGCTGGACACGAAGGTCTCAGGGAGGGACTGTGGGGACATTTCACTTCATAGTCCTTAATAAAGGgtcctccctgccctgtcccccctcctggcacagcagggctcaCAGGAACCCGCTTGTCCCCaaggcccagggcaggaggacCCAGAGCCTCCATAGCCACAGCACGGTGCCCACAGTCCCCAGGGTTCGGGCACGGTGATTTACAGACACACagccagagagagaggggacAGAGCTCAGCCGCCGGCTGGGAAAGCTATTTCTGCTGTCCAGTGGAATATTCCACTCCACTGGTGATGCTGAATGGCAAAAGCAAGATGGGATGCTCTGACTTTCCTTTTGGGACACAAGCTCAGTGTCAGTCACGGTGGGAGCCACACACTGCACCTTTCACTCCTGccttttcccagggaaaccTCTTGGGTTCCTGGTGGTGGAAAGCTCTACCACATGCTACTATGAAAAACActaatcacttgtttttaaaattttaaaagtttaatagtaataaaatggttataaaaatagtaatacaattagagtaataataatttggacaatttgaattaggacaatgtGAGACAAGAGAAACAAAAGCGTTACGGACATCCAGGTacatttttctgggcagcacaggcCCAAAAAGGACACtcgctaacaaaggattaagCCTTAAAAGCAATAAGCTGTTGAATATTTATACATCCCagacatgatgcataaattgcattcaaacaaaggattcAGTCTGGTCATCGTCATCTTCTTCCTCCAAATCCTAAAGGTGTCTTCGatcctgagcaaggcaggaagaagtcagtttcttctgataagagaacaataaattctttttctctgaaagatttagcagttctgtggctgctatctggtgcgagtacctcattcctttcttaaaaaaaaaatcccacttacACAGTTCctattttaactacaaaagttTCCTTTTAACTAGAAAACTACATTTATCAtactattaaaatattaatacagCACCACTCATCAATACAACAAAATACATATAGTAAATATCTGTGTAGAGCCATATAATATGCACTTTTCACACTCCCAAGACACTCTTGTGCTCCAGGCACTCTGGGAcatgcagctctgtggggagcagggcacaggcagcctcctccctgcccctccagctgctgcaggcggATAAAACCGTGGGGTTTTtatctgagcagcagcacatcctCATGGACAGGGCTTTCCTGtggggcagagggcagggacagactGCAGGCGCTGTGTGGGGATGGATCCGGGGTGAGGATGAGATACAGGCCAcaggccaggctggctctgcctTGTTTGGGCTATCCAGCAGCACACTGGGAGGGGTTTGCTG
The Zonotrichia albicollis isolate bZonAlb1 chromosome 15, bZonAlb1.hap1, whole genome shotgun sequence genome window above contains:
- the SMIM3 gene encoding small integral membrane protein 3, with the protein product MDLPHLTSPTDLPKHILDIWVIVLIILATILIMTALLLCPATAVIIYRVRTHPTRNGIV